The Ascochyta rabiei chromosome 10, complete sequence genome has a window encoding:
- a CDS encoding Fumarate hydratase, translating into MFTSARVQLRAAEAGCMRSLAHARANPSMLRATRPLSTVTRQTAKHTALAAQRRLFSASPTMASTRTESDAFGEVQVPSDKYWGAQTERSLENFKINQPQDRMPPPIVRAFGILKGAAATVNMKFGLDPKLGKAIQQAAEEVASLQLLDHFPLVVWQTGSGTQSNMNANEVISNRAIEILGGTMGSKKPVHPNDHVNMSASSNDTFPTVMHIAAVLDLEESLLPALTSLRDALRKKSEQWEKLIKIGRTHLQDATPLTLGQEFSGYVTQLDYGIERVKSSLPRLRMLAQGGTAVGTGINTFKGFAEDIASEVSKMTGHDFITAPNKFEALAAHDAIVEAHGQLNTLAASLFKIAQDIRFLGSGPRCGLGELKLPENEPGSSIMPGKVNPTQCESLTMVCTQVFGNQAATTFAGSQGNFELNVFKPVMIRNLLHSSRLLADAMRSFEKNLVEGLEADEKRIGSLLTESLMLVTCLNPVIGYDAASKTAKHAHKNGLTLKEAAMELKVISSEDFDKHVRPELMIAPKEAKL; encoded by the exons ATGTTCACAAGCGCGCGTGTGCAGCTCCGGGCTGCCGAGGCCGGGTGCATGCGCTCACTGGCACACGCGAGGGCCAACCCCTCCATGCTCCGCGCCACGCGCCCCCTCTCCACCGTGACACGCCAGACGGCCAAACACACGGCATTGGCTGCCCAGCGCCGCCTCTTCAGCGCATCGCCGACCATGGCCAGCACGCGCACCGAGAGCGACGCCTTTGGCGAGGTCCAGGTGCCCAGCGACAAGTACTGGGGCGCCCAGACGGAGCGCTCGCTGGAGAACTTCAAGATCAACCAGCCCCAGGACCGCATGCCGCCGCCCATTGTGCGCGCCTTTGGCATTCTCAAGggcgccgccgccaccgtcAACATGAAGTTCGGGCTGG ACCCCAAGCTTGGAAAGGCGATCCAGCAGGCCGCCGAAGAGGTCGCCTCCCTCCAGCTCCTCGACCACTTCCCCCTCGTCGTCTGGCAGACGGGCTCCGGCACCCAGTCCAACATGAACGCCAACGAGGTCATCTCCAACCGCGCCATTGAGATCCTCGGCGGCACCATGGGCTCCAAGAAGCCCGTCCACCCCAACGACCACGTCAACATGTCCGCCTCGTCCAACGACACCTTCCCCACCGTCATGCACATCGCCGCCGTCCTCGACCTGGAGGAGTCGCTGCTGCCCGCCCTCACCAGCCTGCGCGACGCCCTCAGGAAGAAGAGCGAGCAGTGGGAGAAGCTCATCAAGATCGGCCGCACCCACCTGCAGGACGCCACCCCCCTGACCCTCGGCCAGGAGTTCTCCGGCTACGTCACCCAGCTCGACTACGGCATCGAGCGCGTCAAGTCGTCTCTGCCCCGCCTCCGCATGCTCGCCCAGGGCGGAACCGCGGTGGGAACTGGCATCAACACCTTCAAGGGCTTCGCCGAGGACATTGCCTCGGAGGTCTCCAAGATGACCGGCCACGACTTCATCACAGCCCCCAACAAGTTCGAGGCCCTGGCCGCCCACGACGCCATTGTCGAAGCCCACGGCCAGCTCAACACCCTCGCCGCCTCCCTCTTCAAGATCGCACAGGACATCCGCTTCCTCGGCTCCGGCCCCCGCTGCGGCCTCGGCGAGCTGAAGCTGCCCGAGAACGAGCCCGGGTCTTCCATCATGCCCGGCAAGGTCAACCCCACCCAGTGCGAGTCCCTGACCATGGTCTGCACACAGGTCTTCGGCAACCAGGCCGCCACCACCTTTGCCGGCTCGCAGGGCAACTTCGAGCTCAACGTCTTCAAGCCCGTCATGATCCGCAACCTGCTGCACAGCTCGCGCCTGCTGGCCGACGCCATGCGCAGCTTCGAGAAGAACCTCGTCGAGGGCCTCGAGGCCGACGAGAAGCGCATTGGCTCGCTGCTGACCGAGTC CCTCATGCTGGTCACCTGCCTTAACCCCGTCATCGGCTACGACGCCGCCTCCAAGACAGCCAAGCACGCGCACAAGAACGGCCTCACCCTCAAGGAGGCCGCCATGGAGCTCAAGGTCATCAGCTCCGAAGACTTTGACAAGCACGTCCGCCCGGAGCTCATGATTGCCCCCAAGGAGGCCAAGCTATAA